The proteins below come from a single Triticum aestivum cultivar Chinese Spring chromosome 5D, IWGSC CS RefSeq v2.1, whole genome shotgun sequence genomic window:
- the LOC123124899 gene encoding transcription factor HEC1-like, producing the protein MDFDLLMSSSPEAQLALMNTMLQLEQALNDQSMMMGDASPPISPVQTPSHSLSPPPHVSTTCMAADAGYFYHQDLQAHAAPAGYAGTGGVHQEYVVSPGAAIFDGAGGAPQGYSSPSSSDAMREMIFHIAALQPVEVDPEAVRPPKRRNVRTSKDPQSVAARLRRERISERIRVLQRLVPGGTKMDTASMLDEAIHYVKFLKSQVQSLELAAAATGAAAHRAAAFAYPALQHAPW; encoded by the coding sequence ATGGACTTTGACTTGCTGATGAGCTCCAGCCCGGAGGCGCAGCTGGCGCTGATGAACACCATGCTTCAGCTGGAGCAGGCGCTCAACGACCAGTCGATGATGATGGGGGATGCGTCGCCGCCGATATCGCCCGTGCAGACCCCTTCGCACAGCCTCTCGCCTCCGCCGCACGTGTCCACGACCTGCATGGCCGCCGACGCCGGCTATTTTTACCATCAGGACCTGCAGGCCCATGCCGCCCCGGCGGGGTACGCCGGCACCGGGGGCGTGCACCAGGAGTACGTGGTGTCCCCGGGCGCCGCCATCTTcgacggcgccggcggcgcgcCGCAGGGGTACTCGTCCCCGTCGTCGTCGGACGCGATGCGGGAGATGATCTTCCACATCGCCGCGCTGCAGCCGGTGGAGGTCGACCCGGAGGCGGTGCGCCCGCCGAAGCGCCGCAACGTGCGGACCTCCAAGGACCCGCAGAGCGTGGCGGCGAGGCTGCGGCGGGAGCGCATCAGCGAGCGCATCCGCGTCCTGCAGCGCCTCGTCCCAGGCGGCACCAAGATGGACACCGCCTCCATGCTCGACGAGGCCATCCActacgtcaagttcctcaagtccCAGGTGCAGTCgctcgagctcgccgccgccgccaccggcgcggCCGCCCACCGCGCCGCTGCTTTCGCCTACCCCGCGCTTCAGCACGCGCCGTGGTAG